A stretch of DNA from Brevibacillus ruminantium:
ACAAGCGTCCATTTCCGAAGCCCCGAAAAAAAAAGTGGCTGGACAGTGAGGGGAGATGGGGGATTTTGCTCATCTCCCCCTACCTGGTTCACCTGATCGTTTTTGTTGCCTTCACATCCATAGCGTCGCTGTATTTCAGCTTCACGAATTACGACATGCTGAATCCTCCCAAATGGACGGGGCTGTCCAATTACCGAAAGATGATGGACGATCCGCTGTTTTGGAAGGCACTGTGGAACACGATTTATTTTACAATTCTGCTGGTTCCCATCAAGACCGCGCTCGCTTTGGTGCTTGCGGTCGCGCTGAATCAAAAGCTGAAGGGCTTAAAGCTGTACCGGATCGCTCACTTTATCCCGGTGATCTCTTCCTGGACAGTGATCGCCTATGTAGCTGACTCCATCTTCAATCCCCGCTTTGGCTGGGCCAACTCGCTGTTGGTGAAGCTGGGCATGCAGCCCAAGAACTGGCTGGCAGACGAGCAGCTGGTGATCCCCGTTCTTGTCGCCGTGGCGATCTGGAAGGGAGTCGGCTATATGATGGTCCTGTTTCTGGCCGGGCTGCAAAATGTACCGGGCGATCTGTACGAAGCGGCGGAGATCGACGGGGCCGGGCCGCTGCAAAAGTTTTGGCGCATCACCGTGCCGCTGATTTCGGGGACGACCTTCCTGGTGTTGATCCTCAGTACCATCAGCGCGTTTCAGAGCTTTGAACAGATTTACGTCATGACGGCCGGAGCGGTCGACGGGATCGCAGGCGGTCCGAACAACGCCAGCCTGGTGCTGATGCTGCATCTTTTCCGCGAAGGCTTCACCTATTTCCACATGGGCTATGCCTCGGCGATTGCCTGGGTGCTCTTCTTGCTGCTGTTTGTCTTTACCTACATGCAGATGAGACTGCAAAAACGCTGGGTTCATTACGATGACTAGGGAGGAGGGAGAGCACGTATGAAGACGCGAAAAATACTCGCCTACCTGGCCATCGGAATCAGCTCGCTCATTATGTTTACCCCTTTCCTGACGGCGCTGTTCAACTCTTTGAAGACCGTAGCGCAATACAACAAGTACCCGCCGGAGCTGTTCCCAAATCCGATCAAATGGAGCAACTACCCGGAAGTATGGGAGCTGGCCCATTTCAATACCTACACCTTTAACAGCCTGACGGTCTCGTTGCTTTCGATCTTGGGAGCGATCCTGTCCAGCTCGATGGTGGCTTACGCCTTCGCGCGACTCCGTTTTCCGTTTCGGGACACGCTCTTCCTGATCGTGCTGGGGACGATGATGATTCCCGGTGTAGTCACCATTATTCCGCAGTTCATGATCTTCAAGAAACTGAATATGCTGGATACGTTGATGCCGCTCTGGATCCTGGAATGGCTGGGTCAGCCTTTTGGAATTTTTCTGATGAGGCAGGCGTTTCTGGGCATTCCCCGGGAGTATGAAGAGGCGGCCAAAATCGACGGGTGCAATCCATTCCAGATTTACTGGCGGGTTGCCATGCCG
This window harbors:
- a CDS encoding carbohydrate ABC transporter permease; its protein translation is MNLNTELTGEQRADKRPFPKPRKKKWLDSEGRWGILLISPYLVHLIVFVAFTSIASLYFSFTNYDMLNPPKWTGLSNYRKMMDDPLFWKALWNTIYFTILLVPIKTALALVLAVALNQKLKGLKLYRIAHFIPVISSWTVIAYVADSIFNPRFGWANSLLVKLGMQPKNWLADEQLVIPVLVAVAIWKGVGYMMVLFLAGLQNVPGDLYEAAEIDGAGPLQKFWRITVPLISGTTFLVLILSTISAFQSFEQIYVMTAGAVDGIAGGPNNASLVLMLHLFREGFTYFHMGYASAIAWVLFLLLFVFTYMQMRLQKRWVHYDD
- a CDS encoding carbohydrate ABC transporter permease; translated protein: MKTRKILAYLAIGISSLIMFTPFLTALFNSLKTVAQYNKYPPELFPNPIKWSNYPEVWELAHFNTYTFNSLTVSLLSILGAILSSSMVAYAFARLRFPFRDTLFLIVLGTMMIPGVVTIIPQFMIFKKLNMLDTLMPLWILEWLGQPFGIFLMRQAFLGIPREYEEAAKIDGCNPFQIYWRVAMPMCKPSLATLAILTFMAKWNEILAPVIYITTREKYTLPIGILSLKGQWTGGNDQYLVAGALISLIPILIVFLIAEKYFVEGARSSGLK